The Camelus ferus isolate YT-003-E chromosome 26, BCGSAC_Cfer_1.0, whole genome shotgun sequence nucleotide sequence ttgatagggattgcattgaatctttaAATCAATTTGGGGAGACCTACtgtcttaacaatattaagtcttttgGTCAATTAACatggttatctttccatttattaggtttttaatttaagaatgttttgtaatttttaatatgtcttaaattttaagtattctttttgatactgtgaatgaaattttcttagtttgatatttggattgttcattgctagtataaaTATATTAgagttttgtatattgatcttgtattctgcaaccCTGTGGAACTCATTTATTCTAGTTTTTTGTGTgggtggattccttaggattaGTCTACATAATAGgattatgtcatctgtgaataagaacagttttatttatatgagtgccttttatttttcttgcctgtcAGGACTGGCTAGTATGATTTTGGATAGGAGTAGTGAGTGTGAatatctttgccttgttcctgatcttagggggaaagcattcaatCTATGCAAGATGTTAGCGGTAGGGTTTTTGTAGATACCCTTTATCAGGAGTTCCCccctatttctagtttgttgagagCTTTTAATCTAAGTGAGTATTggatattgttaaatatttttcctgcatctattgaaattatgtttgttcttgttctttattaatatggtatattacattaattgattttcagatgttacaccaaccttgcattcttggaataaatcCTGCTTGGTCATGGTGTGTAGTCTTTTTTGTTGTGAGATtcagtttgctgatattttgtacAGGATTTTTGTCTCTCTATTCATGAGGGGTAtggtttgttgttttcttctgatgCCTATTGAGCTATTTATGGCCCAATAAAATGATCTGTGAAGTATTCCATTTTCCTCTACTTTCTGGAAGAGTTGTGAAGGTTtaatataaatttctctctaaatatttgatagaattcactaaGTAAGCTATTTGGGACTGAGTTTTCCAATTGTGGGATGCTCTTGGTAGAAATTTCTTCTTGTAGAtctattcaggttttctctttcttgagttaattttggtattttatgtctttttaggAGTTTGTCCATTTCATCATCTACATTAtccaaagtttttaaaagtattctctTGCAATCTTTTTGATTTCTGTAAGTTTAGTAGTGATATCCTTTAGTAGTGATAttccttgtttctgattttaggaatttgtgtttttgttttttgattagtgtagcttaaaggtttgtcaattttgttgatattttagaAACCcaacttttgatttcattgatttttttccccgtttttctgatttttaaaaatttcattaatttccacttcatttattatttcctcccttctgcttaTTTTGAGTTTAGTTTACTCTTGGGCTGTTATCTTTTAGACAGCTAGGTCAGTGCAACTTAATtcataacaaaaattatttacctATTTCAAAGTGTAGTAGTAGTGATCTTTATAGATACCATCTTGTTAGATGTTCTTCAAGCTGTTTTCCTAATTGACGTCAAAGCAGAGCCAATCTTTCTTTGAAAGTAGACTTGTCATTCTTATTAGTACATAACAGGTTTATCTCTCATTCCAATAAAATTTGCATTGAATTATggtaaacaaaattttagaagtgTTTTAAACATTAGCAAAGACTTGCTCTTAGACCTAGTCTCTTTGATTTGCTTAAGGCTATTTTAAGctccaaaatctcagtggcttaaaataacaaaagtttttctttcatacCTGTGTTTATCATGTGTTAGCAGAGGTCTTAGCTCATTAGTCAGTCAAGGACCCAAGCTGATAGAGTAGCTGATACTGCAAATGTTGTTGGTTTCAGtgccagagggaaaaagaactcTTAAAGATCTTGCCTGCCAGTTCATTGCTCTGGTCTGGAGGTGAGGGTGACTTCATCTCACAACTCATTGGCTAGAACTAGTCACAGGGCTGTATCTAACTGGTTCCATGTGCTCAGAAAGAGGGGACCTGGAAATACTGGGTGTAAACACTAAAGACACCATACCACCGTAGTTTGGGCCACTGTCATTGGATTGCCCGATTAGCTGCTTACCGCGTCTCCTGGTTTACTTTCTTTATTATCCATTCTCTGTACAACAGCCATTGATTTTTCTAATCATTATTCTGATGACATCTCTCTCTGCTTAAGGCTGATCATTGTTTTCAGACAAAGTCCACCTTTCCCTGCAGTTTGCATGCTGTGCCTGATCTGGTCTCCACTTACCTTTTATGCCCCTATCTCTCTGTTCCTGTACTCTGTGCTAGTGATACTGACTTGTAGCTTCTCTAATCTGCTTTACTCTCTTCTGCCTCTTGGCCTTTCCTCATAGTACTTCCTCTTCTTGGAACATTCTTTTgtacctccttccctctttcctttggttAACTCCCATTCTTTTAGATTTCAGCTTAATAGTCATTCCCACTTGGCAGTTTGAATTCAGTGCTTAGCCCTTGAATTCCCATCGCACTCCCTATTTCTGAGGAAGCTGTTGTATGCCTTTGTAATTGCATGGTTACTTGTTTGCTGTTGTAACCTAATATCTCACACAGAGAAAcactcagtacatatttgttgaattgctAAATAAAGTACAGGGTAAGGTAGGGAAAATTTGATAGtgtatattataaaaaaaaaaactgtatattaAAGGACCCATATGCTTCCCAACTATGGCAAGGACCCCAAAGTTTTCTGTTTATGAAAATATGGTTTTAACAAGTACCTTGGTTATTAAAGTATTTTGTATATCTAGATTTCATAAGTCTTTTGAAAGTTGGTtacattttctgtgtttgtttctaatgtcagaaaaaaaagtaagtattaTGTCGAAAAGTGATTTCAAACTGGCATTTAGGGTTctctaaaacaaaaatgacagatATGTATGTTTCATGTCACATatcaaatatttgctgttttGCCATAATTTTCAATAGcttcttaatttattaaattgaaaTGCCCATTTAGTTAAAggctgttatttccattttttttgtcGTTATTTTGAGTAATGCTGTTGTACACATCTTTGtatcttgaggtttttttttttttttttgacctgatTTCTCAGAATAAATTTCCAGGAGTGGCATCTCTGGTCTAAGGGCAGTTGTAGTGCAGTGGTTAAAAGCATGCTTTGGTTTGTTCACGGGTGGTAGCAAAATAGTGTCATGGTTATAAAATAGAATACTGTATAGCTCTTAACATtccaagaaataaaactgccctATTTCTTAACAGGTGTTAAATGGTCTtaccttttgacttttttttgcagtttttttgcATTGGGTATCTTAGCCCTTGAGAGAGTGAATATGAGAAGCATAAAGAAAGAACAAGCTCAAGAAATGCAGTTTAGGGGGTGTGCAAGTAAGTTTTAGTTTGAAAATGGCCCATCTTAGACCATGTATTTCTTACTAAACAGTAAGTCAGTTTTATGAAAAGTTTATGCAAGTGTACTTGTGACCTTTCTgagtattttgagattttttttcccacaccaaTCTtacataaaacttaatttttaaaaaatgtgtaagcTCAATAAACTagtaaatactgttttttaataagTGGGGACTTATGTGTTAGTGGAAGTATTTTACTTTGGTTTTGGATAAgcattttaaatagcattttaattaaACCAAAACACATGGagaataattctgtttttttagtCCATGTGATTTGTTTAGGTATAAGTAACTTGGGGATCATaagcctttcttttattttccagtttaccTTTTAATGAATACTGAATTCTAGGAATCTTTTATCCAGTTTTTGAAGTGTCATTTTAAATAGATTGGTAAATTATTCACATTTGTGAAGTTTCACTGTATATTTAATGAAatggatacacacacagaaagtgcatatttaatttgttttttctttctagtagAAATCTTTTAATTATTCATAGACAGAGTCAGTTTTGTAATAACAATTGGCCtcggaaatttttctttttttctcagtggtTGAGGGCTGTTTTTGAAGCTAGACTACTTCAGTTTCACGTTTTCTGATGTTGTCCATCATACTTCTGAGGGGGTTCGGTTCACTTCTCAGGTctttcacagttttgtttttcacacaGCAGCAGCAGTTAAGCACTTCATAAAGGAAAGCCAGCACTACTAAAGAGACcactgtaaatataaataaaagcagaataacAAAGCAGGCAGTGTTCCAGTTATCATGGAAAGGGTAAATTTTTTGAACTTGAAAACCAAGGTACTGATAAACAGATGTAGTTGTTTCATTCCAGAGGCTGGAGCTCAGGGAGGCCATTCTTAAAGAGATAGCACTTCTTATGTCGCTTGTTTGACTCTATAGAGAggtagaaaatgaatacatgtaacCAGAGTTTACAGGTTTGTCAATTCAAATCTCAGTTTTAAGATTTGTTAGTAAATTTATATAGGCTGCATCAGTGTTCCTTATTTTCTGCCATAATTAGAGCCTGAGTGGTGTTTCTGAGTTTTTTCTGTCTATGCAGTGTATTCTTTAAACCATACTATGTATTTCTTAATGTATATCATTTGTTAGACAAATATGTTTGTTCAAGTGTCATATACAGAAATTAACTGCTAATGGAGGGAGAAAAAGGcagttgaattattttaaaaatttgactaaAGCAGTAGTCAGTGAGCTGTTATTTATAAAAGATATTTGCCCTTTAAAGTCTTCCAGCTGCCCTCAGAAAAGCTTTTCGCATTACCCTCATGGATCCATCTCACCTGCTTAGTTCAGTGTATTTCTGTCTCTTGTTTCCTCTCCTTTAAACTTCCAGGACAGGTGATCTGAATCAGGAAGTAGTGGCTGAGTGAAAAACAGCAGataaagaaaagccaaataatgacagttttcagaataaggacaataaaattttagattaaCGTTGCCTATGCAGAGACCTGAATTTAAGGTGTTTGTTTTTGGTAATGTGTACGATAGTCTTAAATGTCTTGTAATACCTCAATGACCTATGGGCacgaatacttaaaaaaaaaaaaaaacaacagacaaaTTCAGTGCTCCAAAGCTACCTAAATTGTTGTTTCATTTCACAGAACTAGCCAGTGAGTTAACGTTTCAGTGTTCTTGCACTAGATTTTGCTCTTGTTGACCTGATACTTGTTAGGCCTTAAATGGAGTCATAAGGATTGAAGATTTGATACTATTAAAAATGCTAAATGACTTTTTATTatctgaatcttttaaaaatatctttttaagctttaaaaaattatgcaataCCTATATACCAAGAAACTTCTTGAAGTAAAAGGGGAAAAACCCCGTACTTCCACTTGAGTTTGTATGCTTTCTTTtatgaaagaaatgaattactTTGCATACTTTTTCTTTGCTACGTAGTTGTAAATATTAAACGTATTTATTGATTACCTACTGTGTAGGAAATACTTTTCTAAGTGTTGGAGTAATGTGTGTGAgagtgttttatttaaagaaaatttcaaggtGGTATAGAAATTTAAGAGTATAATGAACGCCTGTGTGCCGTGACAAGCTTCATTTCTCAACTCTCGGCCAGtctccacctctgccctcttGCTTCTACCTCATacattattttgaagtaaatcccaGATATCACGTCACTTCATGTAGGAATATTTCAGCACATATCTCTTAAAAGGTGAGggctctgttttaaaatgtaatcacaATATCATGTTCAcaccaaaaaagataaaaaggtgACTTTAAAAAACTCCAAGCCATAACAATATAattacatagatttgttttctttataaacataattttaaaactttgggattgataaattaatattttctaagtttcctttttctttcttaaatataatttgCTTGGCAAATCACTTCGCCTGTCTGAATGgacttgtttccttcctttcttccctttgtgtATGTTGAAGATCAGATCGATGATCTAAGGCCAGAAGTTAAGGcctaaatttatttacttatttttggattTAAGAATCCTTCCGTTTCATGGCGCTCAGTGACCCTTCCTCGTGAAATGAGGTACAAGAGACTAATGGACAGTAGTTGAATCAGTTGCTTCCTTAGTTCTTGGacatacaaaaatacattgtCTGGCACATAGATCTGTGATTAACTTCCCACTACATTACAGCAGTTCAAACTATGTCAGGAGACCCAGCCTTTCAGAGTTACCCTCATTTGTCCTTTGGAGTTTTCTTTTCTAAGCACAGTCTTTAAGAAAGCAGGGCTGAATTGCTGTGTTGCACAACTCCAGGGAGCACTGGTCATACTGTGTTGTGGGGTGGGCACCATTCACATAGGATACAGTGTAAGCTGAAGCTGAGCAATGTGGGGTGCTGCCAGGCtacccctccacctctgccttgtTGCTGCCTCTGATTTTGCACACATTGTCAAGTAACCTATGGAAACTAACTCAAACGGAGACAGAAGTTAAATCCTTTTTGACCCAGCCTTCCTAATAGACTAGTgtagtgtgtgcatgtgcacagacACGCACATGCCTGAAAAGTGTTCAACTTTGGAGCTCTTCTAAGGTTTTTAGCAGTACTAAAATGAGGGTATTCCTGGGAAGGGTAACATACATTGTTAGGGTTATTTTTACTTAAGTGTGAATGAGTTCCAGGTCGGTTTTGAAAAGCAGAGGAGTTAATAGAGAGGCGAGAGAAGATGAGGACCTTGGAGAAACGGGATGGTGCTGTTTAGCTGGGTGGGTGAAGAGCAGGAAGACCTGCTTGAGGGTCTGTCCCATAATTTTACCTGGGCTAACCTATACCTCTTCAGCACTGATGAACGTATTCCTTAGACTTTTTGTTAAGACTTTTCAGgctgattcctttttaaaatttgggaatTTCTTTTGAAGATTTCTCTTCTAAATCTGGCATTAGAGCTGATTgtgtaggggagggaggagagagtcGAGTGAAGCAATTTCCACATTATGCCCCTCAAATTAGTTGATGTACCTTATTAATGGACTTAAGCTGTTACTTCACTATTGATTTCAGAAATaacagcaacttaaaataaaatttgaaagcatCACCTGTAATGATCCTATCTCCCTAACATATATGAAacttttggcttttttctttctcctacaaGTTGACTATATAAATCCATAATTTATACCTGGTTGAAATTATGCTGAATTTATTACTTTGCATAGTTTAATTTATTATGAgtaggcctttttaaaaaaaaatttgtagtgACTTTAAAACTGGGGGGAATTTGTAAAGATAGATAATGTAAATtactatttcaaaatgaaattttagaatgaTTAGAAAGTTGGCTTAAGGAACTTTATACTCTATTTATTTTTGAGATCCAAGTGAACTGCTTAAAAACTTTTAAGGTCCCCTCCCCCTGAAAAATTAGGGAGGGAGGAATAAGGATGGGAAGGatgagagaagggggaggagaaggtgggataggcagacagacacaattacatttaattatttgaagTTAACTTGCTCTCATTCAGTGACTCTTCTACTGATTAAATTAATACAGTATATTCACAGTTGAATGTAATGCATGAGTGAGGTGACTATGGAAAGCTTTTTAGATATGTTTTTAGGTGAACAAGATGCAGGACAGTGTgtagaggaaagagggaaataatacatatttctaCTTGCTTGAATCTGCACAAAAATCTTTGAAAGGGAGATACAAGAAATTAATAACAGTGATTCCTTGTGGGGTTGGTTGGAGAGTAGAATCTGGGGACAGGGATGTGTGTGAGACTTCTCAAGGAGTACCTTGTGGACAAAGAATGCCACCTGCTGTGTCAGCAAACAAAGGATGTTGAAGCCGTGAAGCCATCAGCTACTACAGCTGCACCTGccagtgagccctgagggaactcaggatggagacaaacagGCTGCCTGCAGCAGTGCAcactgaggggactcaggatgggaaagaactagatactggccctagatagttaaggtgcatatcaaaggaacgATTTCAGTGCTCCCAGACTCGTGCATCTTCCTGCAAATTCTTAAGCTTGAGCTATAAATTCATTAACCTGAGGTATCTGgttttctgtaatattttgatGTTCctactacctggtttttgttgcaaaatctcgtatatcctggctcctcccttacctctttggagcaatctgagaggctgcctcctaggcttaagtcctcagaaagccCCTCAAAaaatctgccaaataaaacataattctcaacttttaggttgtgcattttttcctAGTCGACAATTCTGtatattcttttggtttttgaaTCATTTGAATGTATTACTTATTCAAATCCaaactaatatattttaaaattattccctGCCTTTGGTTTTTAATAGTCTGTTGTGTTTTATATAGTCTATTGTGTTTAATTGTTGTGTTTGGATTACTTCTAAAAAAATGAGGTTTAGTAAACTCATTTTGGTTAGGCTGTATACTTTATCCACACACGAATGTGCCTTTAGTAATTATTCTTGTAATAGTGACTATAGAGAACAGTGTATGGTGCCTCCAAGGGTAGTTCTAAGTTTCGCTAGAAGCATCTAAGCAGTTTTAAGAAAGAGTACATACATGTCAGGTTTATGTTGTAAATGACGACAGCTGTTTGTGAATGTGTTGATAACTGATGAACAACTGAAAACATTCACTCTTTAGTTAGCTTCTGGGCGTATCTGGAAAAAGTGAACCTTTAATGTGGAGTCATCTTCcacctttaacttttttttaatttttaaattatttattcattttgtaattgaagtacattcagttacaacatgtcaatttctgatatacagcacaatatcccggtcatgcatatacatacatatgttttcatattctttttcattaaaggttattacaggatattgaatatagttctctgtgctatacagaagaaacttttttttagtctatttttatgtatagtggctaacatatgcaaatctcaaactcccagatttatcccttcccaccccctttccccatcaCCTTAAATTTAATGTGGTTTATTCTTTCAAAGTACACTACAGTTCTTCTGTGTTAAGTTTAGGTAAAATCTAAATCTTACTTTGATGGATTAGACATAATTAGATACATAGAAAGACATTTACCATTAGTATTTCCTT carries:
- the SMIM18 gene encoding small integral membrane protein 18, which gives rise to MASLSSSLWNETTTSVYQYLGFQVQKIYPFHDNWNTACFVILLLFIFTVVSLVVLAFLYEVLNCCCCVKNKTVKDLRSEPNPLRSMMDNIRKRETEVV